The following are encoded together in the Streptomyces rapamycinicus NRRL 5491 genome:
- a CDS encoding amino acid ABC transporter permease, with the protein MTTKIEKAGPVDAPPPAPESIKAIPVRHYGRWVAAIIAIALIVLLISAFARGDVNWNAIPDYFFDGEVLRGVRNTVWITILSMVVGVVLGIVLAVMRLSKNPVTASIAWGYIWFFRGTPVYVQLLVWFNLGLVFDYINIMPIYKDEWSDFMTPFLAALLGLGLNEAAYMAEICRAGIQSVDEGQSEAAQALGMSHAKTLRRVVLPQAMRVIVPPTGNEFINMLKTTSLVIAVQYWDLLQATSEVGQNSGATAEMLFLAAAWYLILTSVLSVGQYYLERYYARGSSRSLPATPLQRVRANLLSFSNRSGGVGA; encoded by the coding sequence GTGACTACTAAGATCGAAAAGGCGGGTCCGGTCGACGCCCCGCCGCCGGCGCCGGAGAGCATCAAGGCCATCCCGGTGCGGCACTACGGCCGCTGGGTCGCCGCGATCATCGCCATCGCCCTGATCGTGCTGCTGATCTCCGCCTTCGCCCGCGGTGACGTCAACTGGAACGCCATCCCGGACTACTTCTTCGACGGCGAGGTCCTCAGGGGCGTCCGCAACACCGTCTGGATCACCATCCTCTCGATGGTGGTCGGTGTGGTGCTCGGCATCGTCCTCGCGGTGATGCGGCTGTCGAAGAACCCGGTGACCGCCTCCATCGCCTGGGGCTACATCTGGTTCTTCCGCGGCACCCCGGTCTATGTGCAGCTGCTGGTCTGGTTCAACCTCGGCCTGGTGTTCGACTACATCAACATCATGCCGATCTACAAGGACGAGTGGTCGGACTTCATGACCCCGTTCCTGGCCGCCCTGCTGGGCCTGGGCCTGAACGAGGCCGCGTACATGGCCGAGATCTGCCGGGCGGGCATCCAGTCGGTCGACGAGGGCCAGTCCGAGGCAGCCCAGGCGCTCGGCATGAGCCACGCCAAGACGCTGCGCCGGGTGGTGCTGCCGCAGGCGATGCGGGTGATCGTGCCGCCGACCGGCAACGAGTTCATCAACATGCTCAAGACCACCTCGCTGGTGATCGCGGTGCAGTACTGGGACCTGCTCCAGGCCACCTCCGAGGTCGGGCAGAACTCCGGCGCCACGGCGGAGATGCTCTTCCTCGCGGCGGCCTGGTACCTGATCCTCACCTCCGTGCTCAGCGTCGGCCAGTACTACCTGGAGCGGTACTACGCGCGCGGCTCGAGCCGTAGCCTGCCGGCCACCCCGCTGCAGCGGGTCCGGGCCAATCTGCTCTCCTTCAGCAACCGCTCCGGAGGTGTCGGCGCATGA